Within the Miscanthus floridulus cultivar M001 chromosome 2, ASM1932011v1, whole genome shotgun sequence genome, the region GCACCATGTAATGTTATCAAGGATGCTTGCTCTGCATAAAGCACCTAGTATGCTATTGAGCAATTCATGTGGTCTCGTAGTGTATTTGCGTGCTCTGCTGTATGAATATGCTGTATTATTTTTTATCAGCTTACTAAAAGCTGCAAAATGGGCCAGATCTCGTATTAGCATGCAGTGATCTGCAGAACTCGTTTCTACAGTCCTATCTGTGTTGTTGTTCACTAGTTTTATTTTCTATCTGTTGCAGAAGATGCTGAAGTTCCTTAGGGCATTTTGAcatcttcttctatcttctttgataGGAAGATTTGCAGCGTTACCAGCCTCACTATATTATATCAGTACCACTGGTCTATGAAACCTTGTACAGGTTAGTGTTCTTCTGCTCCTTCAGTTTCATTTGATGCTTTATAGTTGTCTCTGTCTGGAGAAACTTACTAAAACTTGCCCATCAGTATATTAAAATATATCAATGTTTGAAATATCTCTACATTTGTCATTATTAAACCTGTAGCATTAGAATTATTAATTCCTATaacaacaaacaaacaaaaaaagttCAGTTACATTTTGGAACTGTTTAACTCAATAATATCAATAAAAAGGAATGGAGGCGGTGTAGTGATAAACCACTTATGTACTACAGTAAATGATTGTTCACTTAATAGGGACACTTCAGTTCACTAATGCATTGGTGCCCATGCAGTGGCTACATGTGTGTATTTTTTTTTCCCGTTGAATGGTCAAGTAGTGAGTAGTGACACTTTATGGAAAGTCTTTTGCCCATTTCCTAATTCTCTTCTTGACTTTCTGCAGTTCAATTCAAAAGCAGATTTCATCCAGTTCAGCTGCTCGAAAAATTATTGCTCTGTCACTTATCAAGATAAGTTTACTATATATGGAGGCAAAGAAGATCTATGAGGTCCGGACACTGAATTGTCATAAGCTACTTGCTTTAATTAGCTGCAAGGAATTACTTCAAAGATGCTATACTTTGTTTCCTTATTCTTTAATAACCAGACATTCTAGAAGTTGAAGTTCCTTTCTTTATTATCTACTTGTGGCCTCTTTCTTTGCTTGACTCAGTTTCATTTTCCTGTTTTTCTCCTCCATTGAAAAGGGAACAGTTTTATCAAACAATCTTGTCAAACCATCATTTATCGCCTATATGATGAAGTGGCTGTGGGCAAGATTGATTGCTGCATTTCTCTGGCTTTTACATAATCTGGCGAAGATTCTAGTATACAAGAAAATTCATTCAGCAATCGGGATTTCAAAGGTATATTAATTTTGCTTATATTCTTATTTCTGTGTTGCATCAATGATCCTTGCAAATTTAAGTGTAACCTGAACTTTATTAACACCCACTTAACAAATACTTAATAAATCATCTAGTTTCCATGATAACTTGCAGGCTGGTATTAGTGGCGGTGGAAGTCTTCCGATGCATGTTGATAAATTTTTTGAGGTAAGGGTTATCAATAAACTTCGTATTTAAATGTCAGTAGCTTTATCAATGTTCTGCTCTTTCAGGCCATTGGCATTAAAGTACAAAACGGCTATGGTCTTACTGAGACTTCTCCTGTTGTTGCTGCTAGACTACCATTCTGTAATGTAAGATGTGGAAATGCTTGTTTTATTTACTAATTGGATATATTTACTAATTGGATATAGTCTTGCATACTGTTTCCTATTTGTTACATGCGATAAGTCGACAGTGCTAAACATTAAGTGTGTATGTTGCTTGAAGGTTCTTGGGACAATTGGCCACCCAATAAAGCATACTGAAATCAAGGTTTTCGACATAGAGACTGGTGAGGTGCTCCCAGATGGTTCAAAGGGGATTGTGAAAATTAAAGGACCGCAAGTAATGAAGGGATACTATAAGGTTCTACTTCTTTCTTTGCTGATACAAATCAATTGTCAAATCTAAATTAGAATGCTGATGTTCCATTAACATGTTGCTCGTCGAATTAACACTTTCTTTTGGTAGAAAcgaactaataatttttcttcttAAGGATTAATTAGTTCTCTGTGGAACACTATTTTAGATTCTCTGTACTTAAAGTCAGCTAAGAATATTCCAGAGGTATTAACAGCCTGATATCTTTGCTACAATAGTTGACAAAATGAGGAGCTGTAGTATTCTTATACTTTCATGTTTTACTTAATATATTAATCCTTCCGTATGGTGTTGATAGACATTGCCGAAAGTGAAATGCACATTAAGAACCAAGCCTAAATCTTAGAATTCATGTCTCGGCCCTATGCACAGATTAATGATATTATTTGAGTGTTCAGCTTTCTGGAGGActcatttcataattttttgtttgTCATTAGAATCCATTGGCTACAAATGAAGCTTTTGACCAAGAGGGTTGGTTCAGCACTGGAGATATAGGTTGGATTGTACCTCACCATGCCATAGGGCCAAGTCGCAAGTGTGGAGGGATGCTTGTTCTTGAAGGGCGTGCGAAGGATACAATAGTCTCTCCTTTTTCAGAATGTgtactttttttatataaatatattctttGTCATTTTTTTTTATGATTCTGTTAGGAAACTTACTGTTTTGTCTTTGATGTTGCACACAGAAAATCTAGTTGATATCATGTAACTTTTTTACTGACCTTGACCATCTCATTTGTAGGTGAAAATGTTGAACCTGCTGAGATCGAGGAAGCAGCCGGCAGGAGTAACTTGATTAATCAGATAGTTGTGATCGGCCAGGTAAGAGATATGCCCAGCTATAATCATCACTACACTCAATTCAGACTCCTTTATGTGTGGGCACATATCTTTTTCTTGATGCAACTAGGGGAAATATTCTGAAGAAAAAACCCATGTCATTATCTGAAACTGTGGTGTTATGGCTACTGCATTGCTCGTGCGTTTAACAATTTTATTTCCTGGCGATGAGATTAGATTTGAACATAGCAATGGTAATTAGATTAGTGCCACTGATGTCACGAAGTTCCTGCCACTGCTCTCTGAATAGGATCAACGGCGTCTTGGTGCCATAATTGTTCCCAACAATGATGAAGTTCTAGCAGAAGCAAAAAGGAAGTCCATCCTTGGTGAGAATGGCGAACTAGCGAAAGATAAGGTCATGAACATGCTATATGATGAATTGAAAACCTGGTGAGAGTTGCCCGCCCTTCTgttgtttctctctctccctgTCTCACTCTTCTTGCTGTTGGAAATACTAAAACAGGTGAAAAGAATTGAAAAGAGGCACATGTGACACTATTTCATGATTTTGATTGATATGGGGAGATGATTCATATAATGATTACAAACAAACATGGGTTTTTGGGACGATGTCTTTCTTTGTGTGCACATGACACTATTTCATGATTTCGACTGTTTGATTGATGACATCTATCATCAGAGGAAGCATTTAATTGTTTTGTTAATAAACTTCAGGACCGCGCATTGCTCTTTCCGTGTCGGGCCAATTATGATCGTCGATGGACCATTTACGGTAGGTTTTCGCTCTGTCGTATATTTGTAATAATCGAGAAACTATGTTGCTTGGAACTTGACAATATTTTCTGTTCAGATTGACAATGGTCTGATGACACCCACCATGAAAATAAGAAGGGACAAAGTGACAGACAAGTACAGAAGGGAGATCGAGGCGTTGTTCAAGTGAGATGCGGAGCGCGTGCGTGTGCTCTGATAGCAGATCTATCTAATAATAAAATCGAGAGGGATGCATCCCATCTGATTgaaacaagttttttttttggatAAGTGATGAATAAGGTTACTGCATTATTAGATGTGCTATGTACATGCAATAAGTGACTGGTCAACCTCAAAAGCACTGCTAACCCTCCAAGTTTACAGCGATCTTGCTCTGTGATTAAAAACTGATGTTGTCTATTGAGGTAGTAATGATAATCTGCTATGATCATGTTATAATAAATATTGCCTTGGCAGCAGCTATGGTCATGTTGCGGTGTGGAGGCGCAGCAGCATGCACCCAGAAGGCGATGAGgaccgccgccacggccgcaTGCAGCAGCCTGCGTATCACCGTCCGGCAGCAGCTGCTACTCTCCAACTCGCCGTCAGACTCATCGTCACTGCCGCCGGCTACCGGCTGCAgcttcttcctctgcttcctGCTGCGCTCGTTCCGCGCCTTCTTCTCGTTGCGGCCGTACGTCCCAGCGGCGCTGCTCTGCGCGTTGCCGACAGCGGCCTCCgaggccgccaccaccaccgtctgCTGGTGCTTGTATTCCGCGGCTTCTCTGCCCTTGGTCTCCCTCTCACGTATCTTGGCTGCCTCGTTGTCGCCGGGATCCTCGTCGGCGAGCACGGCCCACACGTTGGCGCTCGCCTTGGTTCCGCCGCCCGCAGCCGCAGCCATGGCAACGACGCGATCTACTCCTATATAATCCATCAGAGTTTCCTTTTCCGAGTATACGAAACGGCAACCGTACGTATAGATCGGAGTTTGTGTAGCCCGACGTTCTCTCTCTTGGCCGGACTTGGATCGAACGGCGTGGCACAGGCCGGTGTCGCGGCTCCTGTACGGCGTATGGTTCGGATCCTGCCTGCGTACATACAGACACTTGCATGCAAGCTGCAACGTGTTGATGTAcatgtacgtacgtacgtacttgCATATATACAGTCGGACTGACTTGGAACTGGAAAGAGATATAGtctagagagagaagagagaaaggcAGGCTCACGGAAGGCTTCTCTTTTTTCGAAACCCAGGCATGACTTTTTTCCTTGGGGTGTGTTTAGCTGCCCAAACTTTGGACATCCAAAAAGCACGCAGCACTGTAGcgtgtagcatttcgtttgtatttggtaataattgtccaatcgttgactaattaggctcaaaacgtttgtctcccaaagtacaaccaaactgtgtaattagttatttttttacctatatttaatactccatgcatgtgctcaaagatttgatgtgatgtgaTGTGATGAAGAATCTTGCACTCTGCAAAATTTAGAGGTGCAaagttggtggaactaaacaagggcttgacTAATAAATGCCCGTGTCTTGTATGGGGTCAAATTTTTTTTTGTGTCTTGTATGGGGTCAAATTTTTTTTTGTGTGAACCTTAATAATTGGATGTGAACGTGTCAGCTATGAGGATTTTGTATTGGATGCGGACGTGTAGATTTTTTCTTCATATTGGAATCGGGTAGGACGCGAACGCATGAGCTTTGAAGACTTCGTAGGCCCTattcgcttaaacttatcagtctggcttatcagccatgttACAGTGTTACTTTTCAGCCTGacttttcagcaaaacgaacaaGGCCGATTCGTATCAGAACCGGGTGAAACACGAACGCATGTCGAGTGAAGGATGAATAGTGATCTTGACATGATCATTTGAAATCAATTAAATCCATCTTATATTGCAACACCTGTGTTCACCACATCTATATTTTTTTTTGCCATAAGCAAAGCCCTTGCTTGTGCCTGATCTGTTTCATCGGGACGGT harbors:
- the LOC136514367 gene encoding probable acyl-activating enzyme 16, chloroplastic isoform X1, with the protein product MLAASASSGQMVGLCAPRRSPIPPLLARRGRLLPRRPVALLPRARARAPALRPAAPPPRCSAAASPPPPPSADSALEHQVRRKCSPLLESVLLPGGSDSTVHEWKAVPDIWRTAAEKYADLVAVIDPYHELPTEWTYTQLEQEILDFSQGLRAIGVAPDEKLALFADNSCRWLVADQGIMATGAINVVRGTRSSDEELFQIYTHSESIALVVDSPQFFNRLAESFISRINTRFIVLLWGDKSCIDSQAVKDIPLYGYKDITELGRESRNALFLSGQQGQQDVFETISPEDVATLIYTSGTSGTPKGVMLTHRNLLHQINNLWEIVPAEPGDRFLSMLPPWHAYERACEYFIFSYGIQQVYTTVKYLKEDLQRYQPHYIISVPLVYETLYSSIQKQISSSSAARKIIALSLIKISLLYMEAKKIYEGTVLSNNLVKPSFIAYMMKWLWARLIAAFLWLLHNLAKILVYKKIHSAIGISKAGISGGGSLPMHVDKFFEAIGIKVQNGYGLTETSPVVAARLPFCNVLGTIGHPIKHTEIKVFDIETGEVLPDGSKGIVKIKGPQVMKGYYKNPLATNEAFDQEGWFSTGDIGWIVPHHAIGPSRKCGGMLVLEGRAKDTIVSPFSECENVEPAEIEEAAGRSNLINQIVVIGQDQRRLGAIIVPNNDEVLAEAKRKSILGENGELAKDKVMNMLYDELKTWTAHCSFRVGPIMIVDGPFTIDNGLMTPTMKIRRDKVTDKYRREIEALFK